From Flaviflexus ciconiae:
GTCCATGTCGACCGAGATGATCGCACCCATCTTCTGTAGCACGGCAATGAGGTCGAGGATCTCCGGCTCCATGGCGGCGTTCGACAGCTCGGTAATGCCCTTCGCCATGACGGCGGTGAGGAGTGTCTGCTCGGTAGCACCCACGGACGGGTAGGGCAGGCGGACCGGCTTGCCCTTGAGACCCTTCGGGGCCGTGATGTGCATGCCGTACGGAGTGGAGGTGCGAACGGCACCGAAGTCTTCGAGTACGCGGAGGTGGAAGTCGACGGGGCGGTCACCAATGTGGCAGCCACCAAGGTCGGGAACAAAGGCCTCGCCGAGGCGGTGCAGGAGCGGGCCGCAGAACAGGATGGGGATGCGGGAGGAGCCCGCGAGCATATCAACCTGGACCGGGTCGGGCAGTTCCAGTTTGCCCGGGGTGATCGTTAGTTCACCTGCTTCGCCTTCGTGTCTGACATCCACCCCGTGCATTTTCAACAGTTCGGAGACCACGTCGACGTCCCGGATTTGTGGGACGTTGCGAAGTACGGACGTCTCTTCGGACAGGAGTGCTGCGACCATGGCCTTGGGAACAAGGTTCTTTGCTCCCCGGACAAAAATCTCGCCCTCGAGCGGCTTACCGCCTCGGACCTCAAGCACTGAACTCATCGTTCCTCCTCGTATCACTCCCCCAAGGATACTGGCAGGAGCATATTGCTCGAGCTTATCCTTGCTCGGCGCGTGCCGGGAGGAGCTGTGCGCCAAGCGCGTAAAGGTCCCCCACCCCGTTTGCGTGATTCTCTTCCGACATTTCCCGGATACGTTGAGACAGTGCCGAAAGATCCTCGGTGACCGCCACTCGTTGCTCCGGGGTGAGATAGGCAACCGCGAGCATGACGGACTGGTTTTGGTCCTCGTCCATGACGTCGGGGACTCGTCCCCGAAGGTACTCAAGGATGGCGAGCGAGGCCGCCCTGCCATCCTCGCTGCCCCTCTCTGAAGGATCGGGTTCGGGTGGATTAATCCGTGTTTCGTTCACGCTCCACCAGGTCTCCCGAGCATCATCCCCGACCCGCTTATTAATGAATCCACCGGAATGCAAGATCGACAGGTGGTACGACACCTTGTTGGCAGCGGCACCGATCTCGCTGGCAAGATCCGAAGTCCTCGCCTCCCCCATCGCGTCCATGACAACGAGGATCTGAAGCCGCAGGGGATGCGACATTGCCTTCAGGCGGGTTATCTCGTCACTCATATTTCTCCCAGTCCGCTGGCGCGGGGATGGCCCGCACTCTTCTCGAGAGTAACCCAATAACGAGACTGGCAAGCGTTACGCCGGTAAAGATGACTGCCACGAGGCTGGAGTTGTACGCCTCAAGGATGATGCCGGCAATAAGCGGAGCAAAGGCGGAGAGCGCCTGGGCAACAATGTTGATGAGGCTACTGACCCTGCCCTGGAAAGACTCCGGGGTCCGGCCCAGGATATAACCCAGCATCGCCGCATTGGCGATCGGTATGCCAAGCCCAAGAGCGAAGGAGCATCCCATCATCACCCAGTAGTTGTCCGAGAAGACCAACGGAATGCTGCACAGCGTGTACCAAACAAGAGTGAGGATCGCGATCAGCCCTGTCGGTAGCTTCTCCGCCACTCGCCCTGCGACCGTGGACACCAGAATGAGTGCTATGCCGGTGGCTGCACCCAGGTAGCCGACCTCGACCGCGGGATATCCCTGGGCGATAAGGGACAGGACCATGAGCGCCTGAATCCCGGCAATACCAAAGTTGATAAGCGTGATAACAACGCTGAGAATAAGGATCGTTTTCCGAGAAGCCATGTAGCGAAGACCCAAAACAAAGTCCGCAACCATGCTGGGCCGCTTAACCGGCTCCCCCTCACCCGCAGACAGTGATGGTTCGCCGACTGTCGCCTCGTGTTTGATTGTCGGTACTTCACCAGTCGGCGACTCAGTTGCCGGTACTTCTGCTGTTTTCTTTTCATCGACCCGTGGCACAAGCGAGCGCTCGATCCGGGAGAAGGCAAATCCCTGAACTGCCAGGAAAACTGTTGAGATGAGGTAGGGAAGCCACGGGAAGAAGCCGTAGAACAGTCCGGACAGCGGCCTGCCAGCAAGGTGGACGGCGGCGTCCCTCCCCTGGTTCGCCGCCTGTGCCTTCACGAAGCCGGTGCCCGACACGATCGAACGCAGTGCCGCGTTCGTTGCCTCGCCGAAGAAGCCGTGGACGAGAGCCAGGATGCTCATGAGCACAACAAACGACAGGTAGGTGAGGTGACCCGTGAATACGTACAGGAAAATTCCCGCGCTCACGACCGACGCGAAGATCGAATAGAGATAAATGAGCCGGCGGCGATCGCTCCGGTCAGTAATGACACCACCGGGGATCGATGCTACGAGCATGATGACCAGAATGATCGTTTGTAGCAGACCAGCGGAACCTTCCGAGCCCGTTAGATCGTAGACAACGAAGCTGACGATAAAAAGCGAGAAGGTGCGGCCGATCATGCCGGTCGTATCGCCAATCAGCCACCGCACATAGTCCCGGTTAGCCCAGATTGACTCCCCGCCGACCCCACGCGAGCTGCCCGGCCCCAAGGCACGACCCTCACCAGATGTGGAGCCGTGCTCCGATGCGGCGGCCCGACCAGAAGCAGAGCTCCGGCCGCTTGCAGAACCCTCGCCAGGCACGTTGCCCGACCCGAAGGTGTCGTTGGCGGTCGTTGCACCACCATCTTTTGCTGTCATGACTCGAGCGTAAACAACAATCCAATTTAATTCAATAATTTTGCGCAATTAGTTTGCACTAATTTTGGGAAGGGTTATTGTCGATGGGGCGTGTCGAGATTTGCGGGCGGAATCCCCACCGAAGGAAGCAGGTTCCGCTCCCGAAAGAACGGCGGTGGGAGCGCTTGAGTTTGGAGTTTTCTTGAGAGTCCTTGAGTTTGGGAGCGTCAGGGACTCGTCGCCACCACTGCTACGACCCCACCGCATACCGGGGCGTTCGCGAGCGTTTAGGGGCGCTCATCGCGAGTTCTAGGCCCATCGCATACCGGGGCGTTCGGGAGCGTTCGGGCATAGCGGAGGAACTGTGACAAAACTAGACAGAGGGCTTTGACCTGGGGAAATGTACCGACATGTCAGTTGTTGGAGATTCCTGGTCTTTTCCCTTAGGTCCCATGTAGGTCCGATTTGGTGTCGATACTCTGATCGAAATTTCAACTAAGTGTCGAGGGCCACAGCCAATCCCCCTACGTCGTGGGGAACTGTTGCCAGTAAGGAGCTCGTCATGGACCAGTCATCACGCTACGCAGATCTTTCCCTTCGGGAAGAGGACCTGATCGCAGGGGGCCGACACATCCTCTGTGCCTACCACCTGAGGCCAAAGGCAGGGGTGGGCTTTCTGGAGGCCGCCGCCCATTTTGCTGCCGAATCATCGACGGGCACGAACGTTGTCGTGTCGACAACCGATGATTTCACGAAGGGCGTTGATGCCCTTGTATACCAAGCCGATGAAGCAAGCGAGGAAGTACGGATTGCCTTTCCGCTTGAACTCTTTGATCGGAACATGACCGATGGTCGGATGATGATGGTGTCGTTCCTGACCCTGACGATCGGCAACAACCAGGGCATGGGAGACATCGAGTACGCGAAGATGTACGACTTCTACATGCCGCGCGCAGCCATCAGCCTCTTCGATGGTCCCGCGAAGGGAATCAGGGACCTGTGGCGGATCCTCGGTCGACCGGTTGAGAACGGTGGCTATATTGCCGGCACGATCATCAAGCCGAAGCTGGGCCTTCGGCCCAAGCCCTTTGCGGAGGCCGCCTACCAGTTCTGGTTGGGCGGGGATTTCATCAAGAATGACGAACCGCAGGGCAATCAGGTGTTCGCCCCAATCAAGGAAACAATCCCGCTCGTTGTGGATGCGATGAGGCGGGCCATGGATGAGACGGGCGAAGCGAAGTTGTTCAGCGCTAACATCACCGCCGACGATCACGACGAGATGCTGGCACGCGGCGAGTTCATCCTCGATGCTTTCGGCCCGGACGCTGACAAGGTCGCATTCCTCGTCGATGGCTACGTGGGCGGCCCGGGCATGATCACCACGGCACGCCGCTGGTTCCCGAACCAGTTCCTCCACTACCACCGCGCCGGACACGGCGCCATCACCTCCCCCAGCTCAAAGCGCGGTTACACGGCCTACGTGCTGGCAAAGATGTCTCGCCTTCAGGGCGCTTCCGGCATTCACGTGGGCACGATGGGATTCGGGAAGATGGAGGGGGCGGCCAACGATCGGGCAATCGCCTACATCATCGAACGAGACCAGCACGACGGCCCGGTCTACTCCCAGGACTGGTACGGCATGGCACCCACGGCACCCATTGTTTCGGGCGGCATGAACGCCCTGCGTTTGCCGGGCCTGTTCACGAACCTCGGCCACGCCAATATCATCAACACCGCCGGCGGTGGAGCCTACGGCCACATCGACGGGCCAGCAGCCGGTGCCCGGTCACTGCGCCAGGCGCACGCCTGCTGGGAAGCGGGAGCGGACCCGGTCGAGTGGGCCAAGGACAACCGGGACTTCGCCCGGGCTTTCGAGTCCTTCCCCGCGGATGCTGACGCGATCTATCCGGGATGGCGGGAGCAACTTGGACTAGGTGGGTGATATGAGAAGGGCACTCAGTCTCACCCAGTACCTCCTCCAAACCGGAGACAACACCGACAACGCCTATGCGCACGTCCTCTCCCCCGTCGCTATCGCACTCAAGGTCCTCTCGGCCACAATCAGTCGAGGCTCCCTGATCCTCCCCGGCAGAACGCCCGACCAGGTGAGGGACGGGGTGGACCAGCGATGGCATGCAGACGAAACCGACCGCACCCTCCAAGAAGCAGCGGTCAAGACGATCCTCACCCATGGAGCCTCCGGCGACCGACTCGCCGCCGTCTCCTTCTCCCACGAGGAAGAGATCCACCAGGTCTGCGACGGACCCGACGCCCGCTATCTGCTCGCAGTGGACGCCCTCCACCGGCCCACTTCTCTGATCGAGAACCAACCGATTGGGCTCACGTTCTCCATCATCGAACGATCAAAGGAAGGCGGCCCGGTTACCGAGGGCGAGTTCCTGCGCTCGGGGCACGACATTCTCTGTGCGGGGCTTGCCCTGTTCGGGCCCGCTACCATCCTCCTTGTCAGCACGGGTGAGGGCGTGGACGCATTTACTCTCGACCGAGAGGTAGGAAACTTCGTTCTTACGAGCGCCGACATGACGCTCCCGTCGGGTTCCGACGTTCTCGCCATAGACCTGTCGCACGCCGATACGTGGAGCCCCGCCGTACGCAGGTATGTGGATGAACGCATCCGGTCCTCGCAGACTGGCGAAGGCCGCCCCGCGATCATGCGGTGGAACAACTCGGCCGTTCTCGGGGCGTTCCGGGCAATCATGAACGGCGGCATCTTCCTTCTCCCCCGCCTTGCACCAAGGGAGCCGGGTCCAAAAGACAATCCGAGTTCGCAATCGGTACAGCACTCGGCAGATTCTCAAGGAGACCAGGGGTCTCACGAGCTGGAGAGCGCGGAGTCAATGCCAGACGTTGCCGACGCAGGGGCTTCCGAGGGCTCTGCCGATTCGCAAGCTACCAAGGACTCAGCTCCACACCGGTGGTCGCAGTCTGTGCGGAACCCGCTTGGTACACCCGAGGAGGGCGTTCCCCTGATCCACACGGCGGGTCCGATCGCCATGCTGATCGAGCAGGCGGGAGGGGCAGCGACCAACGGTGGGTCTCGGATCGCTGATCTCGTACCCCAATCGCTACACGAGCGGGTTCCGATCATGCTCGGCGCTACCGGAGACGTGTTTCTCATCGAACGGTACGCGGACGAGTACGAGAAGGGTTACGCAACCGAAGTCGAGTACCCGCTGTTTCACAATCGCACACTATTCATTCAAGGCACCTAGGAGGAACCATGTCGCGCAAGCATCCCATCATCGCGGTCACCGGATCATCCGGTGCCGGAACCAGCACAGTCACCGAGACCTTTCAGCAGATATTCCGCCGCGAAGGCATCACCTCAGCCATCGTCCCCGGTGATTCCTTCCACCGATACAATCGGGCGGAAATGAAGGCGGTCCACGAGGAAGCGGTCTCACAGGGCCGCCTGCCACCCAGCCATTTTGGCCCCGAAGCCAATGACTTCCCGAGCCTTGAGAAACTGTTCGCTCAATACGGTGAGGACGGCACCGGGCAAACCCGCACCTACGTACACGACATCGAGGAAGAAGCAATATACGGAACCCCTCCCGGGACCTTCACGCCATGGCGACAGATTGAGGAGGGCACGGACCTCCTCTATTACGAGGGCCTCCACGGGGCCGTGCACACCGAGGAGGTGGACGTGGCACGCCACGTTGATCTCTGCATCGGTGTCGTTCCCATCATTAACCTCGAGTGGATCCAAAAGATCCACCGGGACCGGTCAAGCCGCGGATACTCGGCCGAAGCGGTGACCGACATGATCCTGCGACGCATGGACGACTACGTCCACTACATCTGCCCGCAGTTCAACAACACCCACGTGAACTTTCAGCGGGTCCCCATGGTCGACACATCCAACCCCTTCACGGCCCGCTCAATCCCCACCGCCGATGAATCTATGACGGTCATTAGGTTCGCAAACCCACGTGGTATCGACTTCCCGTACCTATCGTCCATGATCGCGGGATCTTTCATGTCCCGCGCCAACTCCATCGTGGTTCCCGGCGGGAAGACCGATTTGGCCATGCAACTCATCCTCACCCCGATGATTTGGCGGCTGATCGATAAGTCAAGAAAAGCAAAGGGCCTACCCGGCCTCACGTACAAGAGCGCGTTCTAGCGGCAAACAAAAGCGGACGACTGCCTCCACCAGGAGGGGAGCCGTTCTCAACAAGTCGGGGCGGTCTTCACCGACTCCGGGGCCCTCGTCACCGGGTCAGCTCACATCTTCACCAAGTCGCGACCCGTCTTCAACCAACTAGGGACCGCGTCCACTACCTCGACACCTGCCCACGCATCTCATTCAGCAACTGTCACCGGTAGCAAGACCACCAACTCCGCCACGAACCCATCGTACTGCTGGCCCGGAAGCCCACCACCGCTTCCGGGCCGGCACATGTTCGATGCTCCATTGGGTCGATTCCCTACGCGCCTGTGTAGGTGTATTCGTAGAGGATGTGGTCGCGGCGTTCGCCGGCGATCTCCATGTAGTTCTTTGCTTCCCCGATCTTGGTGAATCCGTTCTTTTCGAGAACACGGATCGACGGGATGTTGCTGGGCAGTGTGGCTGCCATGATCCGCTTGAGGCCGAGTTCCTCGCAGGCGAAGTCGATCGCTTGTGCCACGGCTTCTGTAGCGCAACCCTTGCCGCAGGCTTCTTCGGCAATCCAGTATCCAATTTCGCAGGACTGATAGGGACCCAGTTCGATCCGGTCGAGAACAAGCTGACCGATGATCTTGTCTTGGTCCAGGACGACAAAGGGAACTTCGGATCCCTGTTCGTGGTCTGCCAGCTTGGCAGTCATGAGCTTCTTCTGGAAGTCCAGGTCGTAGTAAGAATCCTCGCGCCGTGGTTCAAACGGCGCGAGGAATTCTCGTGATGCCACGATGAGGTCCGTCAGCTCTTCGACGTCCATCGCGGTAACGACTCGTATTTTTATCATGGACTCACATTAGGTGAGTGGCGCTTCTCCATCGACGGGACGTGCCGAGACAACTTCCTCAACTGGAAGGGTCTTGACCGGCAGGGTCTTCGGCTTAAACGACGGCCGGGTCGCCTCGAACTCGGTGATCTTGTCTTCCTGACGCATGGTGAGCCCGATGTCGTCAAGGCCCTCCATGAGGCGCCAGCGCGTGTAGTCATCGATCTCGAAGGTCGTTGTGAACGAACCGGCGGTGACGGTGCGTTCGACCAGGTCAACGGTTACCTCGGTGCCGGGCTCGGTTTCGAGGATCTTCCACAGCTGCTCGCAGTCATCCTGGGTGATGATGCCGGCAACAAGGCCCTGCTTGCCGGAGTTGCCCTTGAAGATCTCCGCGAAGCGGGGCGCCAGGACGGCACGGAAGCCGTAGTCCTTGAGTGCCCACACGGCATGCTCGCGGGAGGAGCCGGTGCCAAAGTCGGTTCCGGCAATGAGAACGGAACCATTCTTGTAGTCGTCCTGGTTGAGGACGAACTCGGGATCGTTGCGCCAGGCAGCGAACAGAGCGTCTTCGAAGCCGGTGCGGGTGACGCGCTTGAGGTACACGGCCGGGATGATCTGGTCCGTGTCAACGTTGGAGCGGCGCAGCGGGACGCCGATACCGGTATGGGTGGTGATTTTCTCCATGATCGCTCCTTACAGGTCGGCGGGGGTCGAGATGGTTCCGCGGATCGCGGTGGCTGCGGCAACGAGCGGGGACACGAGGTGGGTGCGGCCACCCTTGCCCTGACGGCCCTCGAAGTTACGGTTCGAAGTGGATGCGGCCCGCTCACCCGGGGCAAGCTGATCCGGGTTCATGCCCAGGCACATGGAGCAACCGGCGTTACGCCATTCGGCGCCGAACTCCTTGAAAATCTGGTCGAGGCCCTCGGACTCCGCCTGAAGGCGGACGCGAGCGGAACCGGGAACAACCATGACGCGAACATCCGGGTCCTTCTGCTGTCCCCGAATAACGTTCGCAATGTTGCGCAGGTCCTCGATCCGGCCGTTGGTGCACGAGCCCATGAAGACCGTATCGACACGAATGTCCTTGAGCTTCGTTCCGGGAGCCAGGTCCATGTACTCAAGTGCGCGCTGAGCGGCGGCGCGCTCCGCCTCGTCGGCAAAGTCCTCCGGGTCCGGAACCTCAGCCGAGATCGGCAGGCCCTGGCCCGGGTTGGTGCCCCAGGTGACGAAGGGCTCGAGGTCGTCAGCATCCAGCTCGACAACCGCATCGAACTCGGCGTCATCATCGGTGCGCAGGGACTTCCAGTACTCAACGGCGCGATCCCACTCTTCGCCCTCGGGGGCGTGCGGGCGGCCCTTGATGTACTCAAAGGTCGTCTCATCGGGGGCAATCATGCCGGCGCGGGCGCCAGCCTCAATCGACATGTTGCAGATCGTCATGCGGGCTTCCATGGAAAGAGCCTCGATGGCCTCGCCGCGATACTCGAGCACGTAGCCGGCGCCGCCGCCGGTTCCGATCTTCGCAATGATGGCGAGGATGATGTCCTTCGACGTCGTGCCGGGACGCAGCTTACCGTTGACGTTGATCGCCATGGTTTTAAAGGGCTGTAGCGGCAGAGTCTGGGTGGCGAGCACGTGCTCAACTTCGGACGTACCAATACCCATGGCAAGAGCGCCGAAAGCGCCGTGCGTCGACGTATGGGAGTCGCCGCAGACGATC
This genomic window contains:
- a CDS encoding MFS transporter codes for the protein MTAKDGGATTANDTFGSGNVPGEGSASGRSSASGRAAASEHGSTSGEGRALGPGSSRGVGGESIWANRDYVRWLIGDTTGMIGRTFSLFIVSFVVYDLTGSEGSAGLLQTIILVIMLVASIPGGVITDRSDRRRLIYLYSIFASVVSAGIFLYVFTGHLTYLSFVVLMSILALVHGFFGEATNAALRSIVSGTGFVKAQAANQGRDAAVHLAGRPLSGLFYGFFPWLPYLISTVFLAVQGFAFSRIERSLVPRVDEKKTAEVPATESPTGEVPTIKHEATVGEPSLSAGEGEPVKRPSMVADFVLGLRYMASRKTILILSVVITLINFGIAGIQALMVLSLIAQGYPAVEVGYLGAATGIALILVSTVAGRVAEKLPTGLIAILTLVWYTLCSIPLVFSDNYWVMMGCSFALGLGIPIANAAMLGYILGRTPESFQGRVSSLINIVAQALSAFAPLIAGIILEAYNSSLVAVIFTGVTLASLVIGLLSRRVRAIPAPADWEKYE
- a CDS encoding phosphoribulokinase codes for the protein MSRKHPIIAVTGSSGAGTSTVTETFQQIFRREGITSAIVPGDSFHRYNRAEMKAVHEEAVSQGRLPPSHFGPEANDFPSLEKLFAQYGEDGTGQTRTYVHDIEEEAIYGTPPGTFTPWRQIEEGTDLLYYEGLHGAVHTEEVDVARHVDLCIGVVPIINLEWIQKIHRDRSSRGYSAEAVTDMILRRMDDYVHYICPQFNNTHVNFQRVPMVDTSNPFTARSIPTADESMTVIRFANPRGIDFPYLSSMIAGSFMSRANSIVVPGGKTDLAMQLILTPMIWRLIDKSRKAKGLPGLTYKSAF
- the leuD gene encoding 3-isopropylmalate dehydratase small subunit — translated: MEKITTHTGIGVPLRRSNVDTDQIIPAVYLKRVTRTGFEDALFAAWRNDPEFVLNQDDYKNGSVLIAGTDFGTGSSREHAVWALKDYGFRAVLAPRFAEIFKGNSGKQGLVAGIITQDDCEQLWKILETEPGTEVTVDLVERTVTAGSFTTTFEIDDYTRWRLMEGLDDIGLTMRQEDKITEFEATRPSFKPKTLPVKTLPVEEVVSARPVDGEAPLT
- a CDS encoding ribulose-bisphosphate carboxylase; translation: MDQSSRYADLSLREEDLIAGGRHILCAYHLRPKAGVGFLEAAAHFAAESSTGTNVVVSTTDDFTKGVDALVYQADEASEEVRIAFPLELFDRNMTDGRMMMVSFLTLTIGNNQGMGDIEYAKMYDFYMPRAAISLFDGPAKGIRDLWRILGRPVENGGYIAGTIIKPKLGLRPKPFAEAAYQFWLGGDFIKNDEPQGNQVFAPIKETIPLVVDAMRRAMDETGEAKLFSANITADDHDEMLARGEFILDAFGPDADKVAFLVDGYVGGPGMITTARRWFPNQFLHYHRAGHGAITSPSSKRGYTAYVLAKMSRLQGASGIHVGTMGFGKMEGAANDRAIAYIIERDQHDGPVYSQDWYGMAPTAPIVSGGMNALRLPGLFTNLGHANIINTAGGGAYGHIDGPAAGARSLRQAHACWEAGADPVEWAKDNRDFARAFESFPADADAIYPGWREQLGLGG
- a CDS encoding ArsR/SmtB family transcription factor: MSDEITRLKAMSHPLRLQILVVMDAMGEARTSDLASEIGAAANKVSYHLSILHSGGFINKRVGDDARETWWSVNETRINPPEPDPSERGSEDGRAASLAILEYLRGRVPDVMDEDQNQSVMLAVAYLTPEQRVAVTEDLSALSQRIREMSEENHANGVGDLYALGAQLLPARAEQG
- a CDS encoding FIG domain-containing protein, which codes for MRRALSLTQYLLQTGDNTDNAYAHVLSPVAIALKVLSATISRGSLILPGRTPDQVRDGVDQRWHADETDRTLQEAAVKTILTHGASGDRLAAVSFSHEEEIHQVCDGPDARYLLAVDALHRPTSLIENQPIGLTFSIIERSKEGGPVTEGEFLRSGHDILCAGLALFGPATILLVSTGEGVDAFTLDREVGNFVLTSADMTLPSGSDVLAIDLSHADTWSPAVRRYVDERIRSSQTGEGRPAIMRWNNSAVLGAFRAIMNGGIFLLPRLAPREPGPKDNPSSQSVQHSADSQGDQGSHELESAESMPDVADAGASEGSADSQATKDSAPHRWSQSVRNPLGTPEEGVPLIHTAGPIAMLIEQAGGAATNGGSRIADLVPQSLHERVPIMLGATGDVFLIERYADEYEKGYATEVEYPLFHNRTLFIQGT
- a CDS encoding GNAT family N-acetyltransferase, producing the protein MIKIRVVTAMDVEELTDLIVASREFLAPFEPRREDSYYDLDFQKKLMTAKLADHEQGSEVPFVVLDQDKIIGQLVLDRIELGPYQSCEIGYWIAEEACGKGCATEAVAQAIDFACEELGLKRIMAATLPSNIPSIRVLEKNGFTKIGEAKNYMEIAGERRDHILYEYTYTGA
- the leuC gene encoding 3-isopropylmalate dehydratase large subunit, which codes for MGSTLAEKVWKSHIVARGEDGAPDLLYIDLHLIHEVTSPQAFEGLRLAGREVRRPDLTIATEDHNVPTVDIDLPIMDKISAKQIDTLRKNVKDFGVRIHSLGDSEQGIVHVVGPQLGITQPGMTIVCGDSHTSTHGAFGALAMGIGTSEVEHVLATQTLPLQPFKTMAINVNGKLRPGTTSKDIILAIIAKIGTGGGAGYVLEYRGEAIEALSMEARMTICNMSIEAGARAGMIAPDETTFEYIKGRPHAPEGEEWDRAVEYWKSLRTDDDAEFDAVVELDADDLEPFVTWGTNPGQGLPISAEVPDPEDFADEAERAAAQRALEYMDLAPGTKLKDIRVDTVFMGSCTNGRIEDLRNIANVIRGQQKDPDVRVMVVPGSARVRLQAESEGLDQIFKEFGAEWRNAGCSMCLGMNPDQLAPGERAASTSNRNFEGRQGKGGRTHLVSPLVAAATAIRGTISTPADL